From the Phoenix dactylifera cultivar Barhee BC4 chromosome 10, palm_55x_up_171113_PBpolish2nd_filt_p, whole genome shotgun sequence genome, one window contains:
- the LOC120112181 gene encoding probable ribosome biogenesis protein RLP24 codes for MRLEKCWFCSSTIYPGHGIQFVRNDAKIFRFCRSKCHKNFKMKRNPRKLKWTKAYRRLHGKDMTQDSTFELERKRNRPERYDRNVTESTLKAIKKIDKIRVAREARHHAMRMKGKKAIEQQAAAKELEQSIHLVKAPAALQEDPSLTLPKMKIKVSQSQTEDRMEE; via the exons ATGAGATTAGAGAAGTGTTGGTTCTGTTCCTCAACCATCTATCCAGGGCATGGTATTCAATTTGTTCGCAATGATGCAAAG ATCTTCCGATTTTGCCGATCCaaatgccataagaactttaaAATGAAGAGAAATCCTCGCAAGTTGAAATGGACAAAGGCATACAGGCGATTACATGGGAAGGATATGACACAG GATTCGACCTTTGAGTTGGAGAGGAAACGCAACAGGCCTGAGAGATATGATAGGAATGTTACAGAGAGCACACTAAAGGCCATTAAGAAGATTGACAAAATCAGAGTGGCTAGAGAGGCTAGACACCATGCTATGAG GATGAAAGGCAAGAAAGCCATTGAGCAGCAGGCAGCAGCTAAGGAGTTGGAGCAGAGTATTCATTTGGTCAAAGCACCTGCTGCCCTCCAAGAGGATCCTTCCCTCACTCTTCCAAAGATGAAAATAAAGGTTTCTCAATCACAAACGGAGGACCGCATGGAAGAATAA